In Alkaliphilus flagellatus, one DNA window encodes the following:
- a CDS encoding sigma-54 interaction domain-containing protein: MKKNVAEELKRLKESMEMLEDLLDTAYYGMAIVDIDGKIVKWNYEKLMGIKEEDVLDKNVEDIIENTRLHIVAKTGEKELFEVQKIQGRDMITSRVPIIQNGKIIGAAGTVLFKDVKELKSLVQKLEMLEDTVHKYKGEIKRFHKTKYSFDNIITQNKKMIYLKEIAKRAAESNATLLIQGESGTGKELFAHGVHRASLRKHGPFVTINCAAIPKELLESELFGYDGGAFTGARREGKIGKFELANGGTILLDEIGSMPMEMQAKLLRVLETREFERVGGNTRIEIDIRLIACTNENLEKAVEEGKFRQDLYYRLNVIQIEIPPLRDRIEDIPILAESLLNSLSKDLSVPKKILEFETKEALKNHVWPGNVRELRNVLERASTLCKDDVIKIEHLPEYLNKKVFKEDGYSEEDSLLLKNIVARVEKKAIKKAIEESRGNKTLAARTLGIHRTALYKKIELYGLDW, encoded by the coding sequence ATGAAGAAGAATGTTGCAGAAGAACTAAAAAGGCTAAAAGAAAGCATGGAAATGCTAGAGGATCTGCTGGACACTGCTTACTATGGAATGGCAATAGTAGATATAGATGGAAAGATTGTTAAGTGGAACTATGAAAAACTAATGGGGATTAAAGAAGAAGATGTGCTGGATAAGAATGTTGAAGATATAATAGAAAATACTAGACTACATATTGTAGCTAAAACAGGCGAAAAAGAATTATTCGAGGTCCAAAAAATACAAGGCAGAGATATGATAACTAGCAGAGTGCCCATAATACAGAACGGTAAAATTATTGGTGCAGCAGGAACAGTACTTTTTAAAGATGTTAAGGAGTTAAAATCTTTAGTACAAAAACTAGAAATGTTAGAAGATACAGTACATAAATATAAGGGAGAGATTAAAAGATTTCATAAAACAAAATACTCCTTTGATAATATTATTACACAAAATAAAAAGATGATATATTTAAAAGAAATTGCTAAGAGGGCAGCGGAAAGTAATGCAACTTTGCTTATCCAAGGTGAGAGTGGTACAGGAAAGGAATTATTTGCTCATGGAGTACATAGAGCAAGTTTAAGAAAGCATGGACCATTTGTTACAATCAACTGTGCTGCTATTCCCAAAGAGTTATTGGAGTCAGAGTTATTTGGATACGATGGTGGAGCTTTTACAGGGGCAAGAAGAGAAGGAAAGATCGGAAAATTTGAACTTGCTAATGGTGGAACAATACTATTAGATGAAATAGGTTCTATGCCAATGGAGATGCAGGCAAAACTTCTAAGAGTACTGGAAACTAGAGAGTTTGAACGGGTAGGTGGAAATACAAGAATTGAAATAGATATAAGGTTAATCGCCTGTACTAACGAGAACCTGGAAAAGGCTGTGGAGGAAGGAAAGTTTAGGCAAGATTTATACTATAGACTGAATGTAATACAAATAGAAATACCACCTTTAAGAGATAGAATAGAGGATATTCCTATATTGGCTGAAAGTCTTTTAAATAGTCTATCCAAGGATTTATCTGTACCTAAAAAAATACTTGAATTTGAGACTAAAGAAGCCCTTAAAAATCATGTATGGCCTGGTAATGTAAGGGAACTTCGTAATGTACTTGAGAGAGCATCTACACTATGCAAGGATGACGTCATTAAAATAGAACATCTACCTGAATATTTAAATAAAAAGGTTTTTAAAGAAGATGGATATAGTGAGGAAGATTCTTTACTTTTAAAAAACATAGTTGCTAGAGTGGAAAAGAAAGCTATTAAAAAGGCGATTGAGGAAAGTAGGGGCAATAAAACCTTGGCTGCCAGAACATTGGGTATCCATAGAACCGCATTATATAAAAAAATAGAGCTATACGGATTAGATTGGTAA